In a single window of the bacterium genome:
- a CDS encoding alpha/beta hydrolase — MRIRILLLFLSLCISASAEPITPRELRVYLPPNYDSTGHYPVLYMHDGQNLFDTLATHVFEWRIDESLDSMIRAGFIEPLIVVGIPHGAEFRRAEYVPVDVLDKLDDSVRAEFMQLIVHAPRSREYLDYLIGTVIPSVDSRYATDITRRYIGGSSTGAIGALAVALTTPARFAGVLCFSTHWTGLFRQNDPIPQAYLNYVAENLPAPGVLRFYFDHGDEGMDSLYAPHQSRVDSLFHAHGYESTSVRSQSFPLHTHSEQDWARRFPAALQWMLKP; from the coding sequence ATGCGCATACGAATTCTACTGCTGTTTCTGAGTCTCTGCATTTCGGCATCCGCCGAGCCGATTACGCCGCGTGAGCTGCGCGTCTATTTGCCGCCGAACTACGACAGCACGGGGCATTATCCGGTGCTCTATATGCACGACGGGCAAAACCTCTTCGACACACTCGCGACGCACGTCTTTGAATGGCGCATAGATGAATCGCTCGACAGCATGATTCGCGCTGGATTTATCGAGCCGCTCATCGTGGTCGGCATTCCGCACGGCGCGGAGTTTCGTCGCGCTGAGTACGTGCCCGTAGATGTGCTTGACAAGCTTGACGATTCTGTACGTGCCGAGTTCATGCAGCTGATTGTGCACGCGCCGCGTTCGCGCGAGTATCTCGACTATCTCATCGGAACAGTTATTCCGTCCGTGGACAGCCGCTACGCGACAGACATCACCCGCCGCTATATCGGCGGCTCAAGCACTGGCGCAATCGGCGCTCTGGCGGTCGCGCTTACGACGCCTGCACGCTTTGCTGGCGTCTTGTGCTTCTCGACGCATTGGACCGGACTCTTTCGCCAAAACGACCCAATCCCGCAAGCCTACCTGAACTATGTTGCGGAAAACTTGCCCGCGCCCGGTGTGCTGCGCTTCTACTTTGATCACGGTGATGAAGGAATGGACAGTCTCTATGCACCTCATCAATCGCGCGTGGATTCACTCTTTCACGCTCACGGTTATGAGTCAACGTCGGTCCGGTCGCAGAGCTTTCCGCTTCACACTCACAGCGAGCAAGATTGGGCACGACGCTTCCCTGCGGCCCTGCAGTGGATGCTGAAACCATAA
- a CDS encoding site-specific DNA-methyltransferase: MTISPYFNEHGFCLLQGDCRDLLAQFPENHFDMVFADPPYMLSNDGFTVHAGKRASVNKGKWDKSQGLAADFQFHLEWIEACKRVLKPEGTIWISGTYHSIYACGYALQLKGYKLLNDITWFKPNASPNLSCRFFTASHETLLWARKSDKAKHVFNYKEMREGKWGKDFMKKPGKQMRSVWAIGTPPREEKTFGKHPTQKPLELLRRIVLASTHQGALILDPFTGSSTTGLAAVGSGRQFVGMDMEKKYLDLSVKRLKKQMQ; the protein is encoded by the coding sequence ATGACCATTTCGCCCTACTTCAATGAGCACGGCTTCTGCCTCTTGCAGGGCGACTGCCGCGACCTATTGGCGCAATTTCCCGAAAACCATTTCGATATGGTCTTCGCCGATCCGCCCTATATGCTCTCGAATGACGGCTTCACGGTCCACGCGGGCAAACGCGCCAGCGTCAACAAGGGCAAGTGGGACAAGAGTCAGGGTCTCGCCGCCGATTTTCAGTTTCATCTCGAATGGATTGAGGCCTGCAAGCGTGTCTTAAAACCCGAAGGCACAATCTGGATTAGCGGCACCTACCACTCGATTTATGCGTGCGGCTATGCGCTGCAACTCAAGGGCTACAAACTCTTGAACGATATCACGTGGTTTAAGCCGAATGCCTCGCCCAATCTTTCCTGCCGCTTCTTCACGGCCAGCCACGAAACGCTCCTGTGGGCGCGCAAGTCCGACAAGGCCAAGCACGTTTTCAACTACAAAGAGATGCGCGAAGGCAAATGGGGCAAGGACTTCATGAAGAAACCCGGCAAGCAGATGCGCTCCGTCTGGGCCATCGGCACACCGCCGCGCGAAGAAAAAACCTTCGGCAAACATCCCACGCAAAAACCGCTCGAACTCCTGCGCCGCATCGTCCTCGCCTCAACCCACCAAGGCGCACTCATCCTCGACCCGTTTACGGGTAGCAGTACCACCGGCTTGGCGGCGGTGGGGAGTGGGAGACAGTTTGTGGGGATGGATATGGAAAAGAAGTATCTGGATTTGTCGGTGAAGAGGCTGAAAAAGCAGATGCAGTGA